The proteins below are encoded in one region of Antennarius striatus isolate MH-2024 chromosome 7, ASM4005453v1, whole genome shotgun sequence:
- the LOC137599301 gene encoding uncharacterized protein C2orf72, translated as MDRQPIVGNSCHNRGKMANSGSVEDALPEEEREFQKIIGLIGGKERIYLVSDQCQNKENDGDDAEILQEFIGEMFPGSMPHIRGQTQRGGCDASANKMIETGKSNDIPLTARPKDLDLKACPKEERMEKERPARPGDARRTARRVNVYSLKRIIDYPVIIFLFRQIFLSNNSNHPCVKEILKDVKARTKRAAIVRPALIGLISTRQESAETHQCTQLLERLLRSVFHKHSPETLWVGCFIPKTEAKTLSIKKNACRVIHSSQTAGNAQDSTNSLFWPFRCLFWPQTRGARDQGNSSTNRKRGDNGNIEENIPLKTNSISGGPTTDGDPIGGDT; from the exons ATGGACCGACAACCAATTGTTGGTAACAGCTGCCATAATCGCGGAAAGATGGCAAATTCAGGCTCCGTGGAGGACGCGCTGCCCGAGGAGGAGAGGGAATTTCAAAAGATTATCGGTCTCATCGGAGGTAAAGAGAGGATTTATTTGGTGAGTGACCAGTGTCAAAATAAAGAGAACGACGGGGATGACGCTGAAATACTGCAAGAGTTCATCGGTGAAATGTTTCCCGGCAGCATGCCGCACATCAGAGGACAAACCCAACGCGGTGGCTGTGACGCAAGCGCAAACAAAATGATAGAGACTGGTAAAAGCAATGATATACCTCTCACAGCGAGACCGAAGGATTTGGATTTGAAAGCTTGTCCAAAAGAAGAGCGCATGGAGAAGGAGCGACCAGCGCGTCCTGGAGACGCCCGGAGGACAGCAAGGAGAGTAAACGTGTACAGTCTGAAGCGAATTATAGACTATCCTGTCATCATATTCCTCTTCAGACAAATATTTCTCAGCAATAATTCCAACCATCCGTGCGTAAAAGAGATCCTAAAGGACGTAAAAGCGCGCACGAAACGTGCAGCAATTGTCCGACCGGCTTTAATTGGATTGATAAGCACCAGACAGGAGAGCGCCGAGACGCATCAATGTACACAACTCCTGGAGCGTCTGCTCCGCTCAGTTTTCCACAAACATTCACCAGAGACTCTATGGGTTGGCTGTTTCATCCCGAAGACAGAGGCCAAAACGCTCAGCATCAAGAAAAACGCCTGCCGAGTCATACACTCCTCTCAAACAGCAG GGAATGCCCAGGACAGCACAAATTCACTTTTCTGGCCATTTCGATGTTTGTTCTGGCCACAGACAAGAGGAGCCAGGGACCAAGGCAACTCTTCGACCAACAGAAAAAGAG gTGACAATGGAAACATAGAAGAAAATATCCCTCTGAAGACAAATTCCATATCTGGTGGACCAACCACGGATGGAGATCCAATCGGAGGGGACACTTGA